Sequence from the Anaerolineae bacterium genome:
CGTGGTACCAGATGGCGGGGCTACTGCGGTCCGGGCGGCTGGACTTCGGCCCCATAGTGACCCACAGGCTGCCCTTCGAGCAGTGGCAGCACGCTTTCGATCTCCTGTTGGCCCCCGATCGGCGGGCGGCTAAGATAGTGCTGTTCATGGACGAGGACGATCAGGCGATAGGCAGGCGGGGCACGCGTGCGACCGATCTTCGGACGGGATGAGGACAAGGGGAGACAGAATCTCACGAAATGCTAGACGAAGATAACTTCAGTGAGGGCGCGCGGGGCAAGCACACTGATCGCTGTGCCGAAGGAAGCAATCTGGTCTTGCTGGCTCCGGACGTAGTGAAGGTCTTCCCCCACTCCCGTTCGGTCAACGGGGCCACGCGCCTGCTCATCGAGGCCGCTGGGCAGGCCAGGCAGACCTGACCCGTCCCCGCCAGGCACCGGTAGGGCGTTCGCCAAGGAGGGGTTCCCGATGCAGAGCAGTCTGGTCTACGGCCCCGTACCATCCAGGCGTCTCGGTCGCAGCCTGGGGGTGAACAACATACCGCCCAAGGTCTGTACTTACGCCTGCGTATACTGCCAGCTGGGCGGCTCCAACGCCGCCGCCCCGCGGCGGTCCCCCTTCTACCGGCCCGCCGACATCGCCGAAGCCGCAGCGGAGCGGCTGGCGGAGGCGCGGGAGCGCGGGGAGGCAGCGGACTACGTCACCCTGGTTCCCGACGGCGAGCCCACCCTGGACGTCAACCTGGGACAGGTGATAGCCGCGCTCACCGATTTGGGGTCTCCGGTGGCCGTCATCTCCAACGCCAGCCTGATCTGGCAGCCCGAAGTGCGGGAGGCGCTCTGCCAGGCCGATTGGGTGTCGCTCAAGGCCGATGCGGCCGACGAGCCCACCTGGCAGCGGGTGAATCGGCCGCATGCCGACCTGCAGCTGGAACGGGTCCAGGAGGGGATGCTTGCCTTCCGCCGACAGTTCCGGGGGACCCTGGCCACCGAGACCATGCTGGTGAGCGGGGTAAACGATGCTGAGGCCCAGGTACAGGATGTGGCCGCCTTTCTGGAGGAGTTGGAGCCTGACATCAGCTACATCTCCATTCCCACGAGGCCTCCCGCGCTCGGCTGGGTAAACGCCGCCCCGGAGGAGTCGCTGCACTACGCCTATCAGGCCTTCACCGAGCGGGGCCTGAGGACCGAGCTCCTCATCGGCTACGAGGGCGACGCCTTCGCCGCCAGCGGCGACGCCGAGGCCGACCTGCTTAGCGTCACCGCCGTGCATCCCATGCGCGAGGAGGCGGTGGCCGAGTTGCTGCGACGAGACGGCGCCGGGTGGGAGGTGCTCGAGGGGCTGATCCGGGAGAGGAAGCTAGTCGGCCTGGACTACGGGGGGCACCGGTTCTACATGCGCAGGCTGCCGGGGCGACGGGAGCCCTGAGGCGGCGGCGAAGGCACGCAGGTGCGGAGCGAAGCTACTGCGAGGGCCTAGCGCCTGCTGTCCCCGAGGATCGGGTCGCCACGGGAATGGTGACAATGCCTGAACTGATCTGGCACGGCAAGTACGAGACGGATGGCAAGCGCAACGGCCCCCTGCGCGTGGCCCTGCCCTTCCAGACAGTGGGGACGGTGAACGGGGCGGAGTCGGACCCACTGCCTGATCGAGACCAAGCGCCATGAGGACGTGGACGTGGCCCACAAAGACCGGGCCGCTGCCCTCTGGTGCGAGAACGCTACCAGGCTGACGGGCACCAATTGGGTATACTTCAGGGCGAATCAGCCGCAGTACCAGGCCCTGCGGCCCAATGCACTTGCCGAATGGCTGGCAGTGGCGGGTGCTGCTGGAAGCGAACCAGAGGCTTAGGCTCAGCCGAGAGGTATGCCAACTGTGCTCAGGAGCGGCCCGTACCGCCCCCTCTTCGTCAGCCATGACTCGGACGAGCCGCCGCACGTGCACGTTGACCGAGATGATCAGTCCACCAAGTTCTGGCTCAGTCCGGTAGCCCTGGCTCGCAACCTCGGACTCAGCCCGAGAGAACTGCGCCTCGTCGAACGGATGATCGTGGAGCACCAATAGAGACTGCTGGAGGCATAGCATGACTACTTCAGACGTCAGGCCCGGTGAGCGCGTGCGGGATGTGCACCTCGATGAGGATACCTTGAGCGTAGACCTTGCCGACGGGCGCGCTATAGCAGTGCCCCTGGCGTGGTATCCCCGCCTGCTGCGCACCACTCCCGAACAGCGCGCTAACTGGCAGATAGCCGGGGGCGGCTACGGCATCCACTGGCCTGACATCGACGAGGACTTGAGCACAGAGGGCCTGCTGCGGGGCGCACCCGCCCCCTGTGGCACCGAGCTAGCCAGGGGGTGATCTCCCGGTAGCGGCCGGTATCCGACTGCTGACTTGAGCATAGCATCCGGTTTCACCCGGGGAGGCGACGTATGCAAGACCGGTTGGCCTGGATCACCGACGAACTGCACTCCCTGCGCCAGCAGGGCCTCTACATACACATCCGCACCATCGAGTCGGCCCAGGGGGCCTGGCTCACCGTGGACGGCAAGCGCGTCCTCAACTTCTGCTCCAACAACTACCTGGGCCTGGCCAACCACCCCCGCCTGCGCCAGGCGGCCAAGGACGCCGTGGACGCCTTCGGCGTCGGCCCCGCGGCCGTGCGCACCATCGCTGGCACCATGAGCCTCCACCTCGACCTCGAGCGGCGGCTGGCCCAGTTCAAGGGCGTGGAGGACGCCGTCTTCCTCCAGTCCGGATACAACGCCAACCTGGCCGCCATCACCACCCTGGTGGGGCGCGAGGACGTCATCTTCTCCGACGAGCTCAACCACGCCAGCATCATAGACGGCTGCCGCCTCTCCCGCGCCGAGATCGTCCGCTACGCCCACTGCGACCCCGACGACCTGCGGGCCAAGGTGGGGGAGGTGATGGCGCGGTCAGCACGTCCGCGCCGGGGCTTGGTCATCACCGACGGCGTCTTCAGCATGGACGGCGACATCGCTCCCCTGCCCGACCTGGTGCCCATCGCCGAGGAGCACGGCCTCATGTTCATGGTGGACGACGCCCACGGCGAGGGGGTCCTGGGCCGAGCTGGACGGGGCATCGTGGACCACTTCGGGCTCCATGGCCGGGTGGACGTCGAGGTGGGCACGTTGAGCAAGGCCATCGGCGTGGTGGGCGGGGTGGTGGCGGGAAGCCGCGTCGTCGTCGAGTACCTGCGCCAGCGCGGCCGTCCCTTCCTCTTCTCCAGCGCCGTCACCGTGCCCGACACGGCCGCCTGCCTGGCGGCGGTAGAGATGCTGGAGAGCTCCGAGGGTCTGGTGCAGAAGCTGTGGCATAACACCGCCTACCTGAAGGAGGGGCTGAGGGGGCTCGGGTTCGACACTGGCGCCAGCCAGACGCCCATCGTCCCCGTCATGCTGGGCGAGGCACCCCTGGCCCAGGAGTTCTCTCGGCGGTTGTTCGAGGAGGGGGTGTTCGCCATGGCCATCGGCTACCCCACCGTGCCCCAGGGCAAGGCCCGCATCCGCGTGATGAACTCCGCGTCGCACAGCCGGGAAGACCTGGACTTCGGGCTGCGGGCGTTCGAGAAGGTGGGGCGGGGGCTGGGGGTGGTGGGGTGAGGATCACGTTCGACAGTGAAGTAGATGCCCTGTACATTGGCTTCGTCGAGACAACTGCAGCCACAGTGCCTGTGGCCGCGGGCATCGCCGCGAACTACGCCGCGGACGGGCGAATCGCCGGTATAGAGACTTCCGATGCGCGCCAGCGCTTCGGCGACCCGGGCGTGTTCCGGCGTGCAGTGCTGGAAGACGTGGCCCTGGAGAGGCCGGCCCTCTAGCAGGAAGACGCCGCCGCGGTAAGTGGTCCGCACCGCATGCCGATGGCAGTGCCATTGGGTGTAGGCCCGTGAGGCCCCGCAAGGGCGGTTGACTTGCGGAGGAACGAGGTGGTGAAGGTGATGCCACTCCGTCAAGGAGGCACGAGTTGTGGACAGAAACGAAGTCAACGCGGCGTTTGAGATCCTCCTTGAGGAAATCGAGATGGTCACCAACGCTATCAATGAGGCTGGCGCACAGGCCATAGCCGGAGGGCAGTATGAGAAGGCTCAG
This genomic interval carries:
- a CDS encoding DUF2283 domain-containing protein; translation: MRITFDSEVDALYIGFVETTAATVPVAAGIAANYAADGRIAGIETSDARQRFGDPGVFRRAVLEDVALERPAL
- a CDS encoding DUF2442 domain-containing protein, with translation MTTSDVRPGERVRDVHLDEDTLSVDLADGRAIAVPLAWYPRLLRTTPEQRANWQIAGGGYGIHWPDIDEDLSTEGLLRGAPAPCGTELARG
- a CDS encoding radical SAM protein — protein: MQSSLVYGPVPSRRLGRSLGVNNIPPKVCTYACVYCQLGGSNAAAPRRSPFYRPADIAEAAAERLAEARERGEAADYVTLVPDGEPTLDVNLGQVIAALTDLGSPVAVISNASLIWQPEVREALCQADWVSLKADAADEPTWQRVNRPHADLQLERVQEGMLAFRRQFRGTLATETMLVSGVNDAEAQVQDVAAFLEELEPDISYISIPTRPPALGWVNAAPEESLHYAYQAFTERGLRTELLIGYEGDAFAASGDAEADLLSVTAVHPMREEAVAELLRRDGAGWEVLEGLIRERKLVGLDYGGHRFYMRRLPGRREP
- a CDS encoding DUF4160 domain-containing protein, which gives rise to MPTVLRSGPYRPLFVSHDSDEPPHVHVDRDDQSTKFWLSPVALARNLGLSPRELRLVERMIVEHQ
- a CDS encoding glycine C-acetyltransferase, which produces MQDRLAWITDELHSLRQQGLYIHIRTIESAQGAWLTVDGKRVLNFCSNNYLGLANHPRLRQAAKDAVDAFGVGPAAVRTIAGTMSLHLDLERRLAQFKGVEDAVFLQSGYNANLAAITTLVGREDVIFSDELNHASIIDGCRLSRAEIVRYAHCDPDDLRAKVGEVMARSARPRRGLVITDGVFSMDGDIAPLPDLVPIAEEHGLMFMVDDAHGEGVLGRAGRGIVDHFGLHGRVDVEVGTLSKAIGVVGGVVAGSRVVVEYLRQRGRPFLFSSAVTVPDTAACLAAVEMLESSEGLVQKLWHNTAYLKEGLRGLGFDTGASQTPIVPVMLGEAPLAQEFSRRLFEEGVFAMAIGYPTVPQGKARIRVMNSASHSREDLDFGLRAFEKVGRGLGVVG